AAATTTATATGTTTTAGAAGATGCTAGACCTTGGATTTCAAATAGCAAAAATCCTATAAGAAGAGCGGGTATAAGTGCATTTGGATTTGGAGGAACGAATTTTCATGCTATATTGGAGGAAGCAGAATCTGAACAAATAGAAAAATATCGTCTAAATCAAATACCAGAAGAGGTTGTATTTTCTGCAACAACAAAAGATGAAATTATAAAAAAGATTAATGAGCTTTTGGAAAAACTCGAAGAAGATGCAACTATTTGGCATGATAGTACATATAAATACCGTATGGTAGAGGAAAATGAGAAGAGACTTGTATTTATAGCGAGAAGTACTTTAGAGGTAAAAGAAAAATGCAATATAGCATTAAATAAATTAAGAGAAACTAATAAAGTTAAATGGCAAAAACAAGGTATTATTTATAGAGAAAGTTCATTGGAATCTGGAAATAAGGTAGTTGCAATGTTTTCAGGACAAGGTTCTCAGTACGTTAATATGTTTGATGATGCGGCATGTGCATATCCGGAAATTAGAAAGTCGTTATCAATAGTAGATGATGTAATGTTAGATAGTGGAGAGGTTCCAATTTCTGAATTAATTTATCCATTATATCATGACAAAGAAGAAGTTAAGGAGTTTGAGAAAAAATTAAAACAAACTGAAAATACACAAGCAGCACTTGCAACAATAGAAAGTTCTTTATATGATATTGCAAAAACAAGAGGATTTAGTGAAGATTATATGCTGGGGCATAGTTTTGGAGAATTAACAGCATTATATGCAGATCAGGTATTTGATAAAGAAACACTGATTAAATTATCTGTTGAGAGAGGCAAATGTATGTCTGAATCTTCAAAGGATGAAAAAACTGCTATGATGGCTGTATTTGATACAAAGGACTATGTAAGTAATATATGTAAGGGCTTTAATAAAATTTATATTGCAAATGAAAATAGTCCAAATCAAATTATAGTTGCAGGGAATGCAAGCCAATTACAAGAATTACAAAAGCGTGCGGAGGAAGATGAAGTACAAACTGCTATGTTAAAGGTATCGTGTGCTTTTCATTCAAATTATATGAGGGAAGCAAGCAAAAAATTTGAAAAGATACTTTCAAGAAGCGAATTACATAAGTCATCTGGAAGAGTAATAGCAAATTTAGATGCAAAATTTTATCCAAAAACAAAAACAAGTATTGTAAAAAGGCTAACAGCTCAAATTACAAGTCCTGTTTTGTTTCAATCTTCTGTAGAAAAAGCATATGAAAATGGTGCTCGTGTATTTGTTGAATTTGGACCAGGTAAGGTTTTAAGTGCTTTAGTTAAGGATATATTATTGGAAAAAGAGGATGTTATTGTAATATCTATAAATGCAATAAAAACTGAAAGTGCATTATATCAAGTGGAATTAGCCTTTGCTCAATTATTTGCGCTTGGAATGAAGATAAAAAGTGATCCATACAGGAGAATTTTAGACAGTAAGTATAAAAACAAACGAACTAAATCGTCATATGAAGTAAAGCCAACATTATTTCATTTAGAGGAAAAACAAAAAATAATTGATAATTCATTTGAAGCAGTTAACAAGTCAAAGTTTAGTAATGAAAATGAAATGAAGATAAAGGGTGATGAGAATAAAATGAGTAATAGAGTAAGTGAAATTTGTAAATTAAGAGAGTTAAATGCTTCTGTATTTGAAAATTTTATAAAAGTACAGAATGAACAAATAAAGTGCATTAGTGAATTATTGGAGAAGAGTAGTGCAAAAACAGCATCAGATAGAAAAGATATTTTTGAATGTGTTAAAACCTTTCAAGATAATAGCATGAAGGCTTTTGAGATTTACTTTGAAAAGCAAAAGGTTGAAAAAATAAATAGCACAGTTGCTACTGTTATAAAAGAAGAGCCTAAAGATGAGATAGCAATAGATACAGATGAAGTTCCTTTACTAAATCAGGTTATAAAAGAAAAAGAGAATGAAAAAGCAGAGGAAGTAGTTGTTCAAGTTTCTGATAATAAAGAGTTTAATAAAATAGAAGAAATTACAATGGATATTATAAGTGAGAAGACAGGATATCCTAAAGACATGATAGAAAAAGAAATGGAATTGGAATCCGATTTAGGTGTTGATTCAATAAAAAGGGTTGAAATATTTTCCGAGATAAGTGATCAATTAAAAAGTTCTTTTACACCAGAAGATATTGAGGAGTTATCATTGTTAGCAACAATACAAGAAATTATAAATTATATTGGTAATAGTATTAAGGAGGCATAGTATGATTGAGGCCGAAGAGACTATTTACAAGGGTGAGCAGTGTAAGGCAGAAGCTCTAGAATGTTTATGGAAATCCCAATCGGAGCAATTATCTATGCTAAAAGCTTTTTTTATTGAGAATGGTAGTGTATCTAATGAGCTGAAAAGTTATTTACAACAGGCTAATTCTTGTCAAAGAGATGCATATAAGAATTTTGTTGAAATACAGACAGAGCTTATTAATATGGATAAAGAAATGCTTGAATTAAACAAAAAGGAAATAAAACGTTTTGAAATACAGCTAAAGGAAGTACCACTTAAAAAGAATAAAATATCCTTTGAGAGAGGAACAGTACTTTTATCAGAGATTAAAGACAAGTATTATAGTTCAATTAAAGAATGCCTTATTGAAAGTGGTTACAAAGTACAGGGTGTGCCGTTTTTTAGCTCATATAACGATAGAAAAAAAGTATTTGAGGAATTGCCCAAGGATGTAGTTGGCTTTATTTTATTAATGAATGAAAATAGCACATATACTGATTTTAAACATTTATATTTTTGCATGAAACATTTTTTAGAGAAATCATCTGATTTTACTATAAAGAAAAAGTTTATTATGGGTATTAGCTTTCAAGATGGAAAATTTGGACTTATGAATGAATCAGAAGAGGTTACACAGGGAAGTCTTAGTGGACTTATTAAAAGTCTCAATAAAGAGCTGAAGGATGCTTTTACTATAAAAATGCTAGATCTCAGTCGTAAACTACCGGCATATAGGTGCAAAATGATTTTAAATGAAGAACTTAATACGGAAGATGATTGTATAGAAATTGGAAGAGATGAAGATGGTAGAAGATATACTTTAGAACTAAAGGAAAAGTATGAAGAAGAAAAGGTAGGTATTCAACCATCAAAAGAAGATGTTTTTGTTGTATCTGGTGGAGCAAAAGGAATTACAGCCGCATGCATTATAGAATTATGTAGAAGATATTCTTGTAAGTTTATAATTCTTGGACGTTCTGAATTAATAGAGAAGGAAGAGAGCCAATTAGCGGCAGCTAAAACAAGAGATGAACTAATAAAGGTATTGTTAAATCAAATAGCAGAAAAAAATATATCATGTAAACCTTCAGAAGTAATGTATAAAGCAAGTAAAATCCTTAGTCAAAGAGAAATTAAAAATACAATTGAAAAATTAAATGCTGCTAGTAAAAGAGTAGTATATTGTAGTTGTGATATTTTGGAGGAGATTTCAGTAAAGAAGGCTATAGATAGAGCAAAAGAGAAAATGGGACAAATTACTGGATTTATTCATGGAGCGGGAGTAATACGAGATAAAAAAATTGATATGAAAACTGAGGAAGATTTCCGTTTGGTGTATGGAACAAAGTGTTTAGGAGCTAAAAACATTTTAAATGCAATTAATGAGGAAAATCTTAAGTATATAATCTTCTTTAGTTCAGTGTCAGGTTATTTTGGGAATGCAGGTCAAACAGATTATGCTGCTGCTAATGAATATTTAAATAAGTTAGCATTTAAATTAAAGCAGAAATATCCACAAAAGGTAGTTATGTCGATTAATTGGGGACCATGGGATGCTGGTATGGTAAGTGAACAATTAAAAAAGAGTGTAGAGAAACGTGGAAGAAGGCTTATTTCAATTAAAGAGGGGATAAAATACTTTATGGATCAATTTACGCAAAAACATGATGATGGAGTGTGTCAGTGTGTAATATATGATTTGAATAAATAATTATAAAGCAAGGGGAGGTGAAAATTCATATGGGAAATAAAATATCAATTTGCGGTATGGGTATTTGTATAGGTTCAGTTAGAAATACAAAAAAGCTCATAGAGTATGTTGTTGATAACAAAGAATTAAAAGAATCAAAAAAAAGAGATGAAGAAGAAATTGCATTAAAGGAAGCCTTTGAAGGGATAAATAAAAATGATGAAATTATAGTTTATTCGGATGATAAGGTAGATATAAGTTTTTTTGATAGTAGGGTAATTAAGGTTAATGAAATTAGTGGAATAAAGCTTTTAAAGATAATTAAAGAGTGCCAAGAGTTACTATATGGTAATAAGGTAAAATACGCTGTACTAGTAGGTCATACAAAGTATCCCAAACCAGGCTGTGCAGTTATTGTTATGGGAAAGTATAATTCCAATTTACCATATATGGAACATGTTATAGAGTGTGACAATAGTAAAATTGATGGTGAATTTAATTTTGTTGATGCATCCTATGAGTTCTCGGTGTTTACAAAAATTATAGTTAAGACTCTAGAGGTGTCAAGTGGTTTGAAGTTAAAGGCAAAACAGCCGGTAAATGAGATACGATATTTGTGGACAGATAGCAGAAAAAAGGTAAGGTATCTAGAAATTGAAGCGGAGAAAGATAAATGTTATGCAAAAATTAGTGAGGCAGAGTACTGTAAAAATCCAAAGCTATTATGTAAAAAGTTTATAATTCCAATTTCATTTTCTAATAGTCAACAATTGAATGATTATTTAAAGAAGTTAGAAGAAAGATTAAATAATAGTACATTGAAAGAACTTTCAGAGGAGTACTTGAGACTTTATAAAAAAAATACTGATTTAAATCAAACAATTGTTTTTGTCATACAAGACAGTAAAAGTTTATTAGAAGAATTAAAATACATAATGAACTTAAGAGAAAAAATAATGGAAAGTGGATTTTTATGGGAGGGGAAGGATGGGTCCTTTTTCATAGCTAGAGGTAATAATCCTTCTAAAATAGTGTGTATGAGTCCGCCTGGTGGTATGGTGAAGAAAGGAGCTTTTTACAGCCTATATTCACTATTTCCTGAAATAAAAAAACAGATAGAGGATGAGCTCTTTTATATTAAGGGTGACTCAAACGAAATGGTTTCACGCTATTTGTATGAAGCTGCATTAAATCAAATTAGTCTTCTAATATTAAAGAATTTTGGCGTTACTCCCAATAAAATGGTAGGGGCAAGTATGGGAGAAATCTCTCTATTCCTATCCAAAAATGTGCTAGCGAGTAAACTTTCAAGCATATCAACAGAGGAAAGAGAAAAAGCTATGACAAATGTTGTTAGTATAATTTCTGATGCGTTTAATAAACAGAAGGAATTGAGTTTTTCTTACTTTGGACGAGAAGTTCCTTTATTACAAAAGTGGTATTTAAGGTGCGATGTTGAACGTGTAAAGAAAGCAATTGAAGAAGAAAATGAAGTGTTTTTATTTATTATTGGTTCTGAAAGTGATGTGATAATAAGTGGTGAGGAAAAGTCCTGTGAAAGAGTAATAAAAAAATTGGGCTGCATTAGTTCGAAAATTAATGATCCAAGCTTTGTACATACACCTGTTATGGAACCTGCAATGGATTTAGTTGTTAAATCAATAGAAAAAATTCAAGAGTATATACCAACTAACGAGATTCCATATGATATTTACAGTACCTATTTAAAAAGACCGTTGGATGATAGTGTAGAAATGTATGCTGAGAATATTGGATATATACTATCAAAAACAGTTGATTTTGCAGGTGTTATATCAAAAATATATGATGATGGGGGAAGATTATTTTTTGATTTGAGTTCAGGAAATTTGTGTGGAAGTTGGGCTAAGGAATGCTTAAAGGATAAGATGGATGTACAAATTTTTTCTTTGTTTGACAAGGAGAATAGTACAGATAACTTCTTGAGAATATTTGCAAAATTAATAGCTTATCATGCTGATATTGATATAGATAAGTTTGTTAATTGTTTTGAATTTATAGAAGCAAATTCAAATAAGCCCAATGAATTATCAGATGAATACCAAATATTTATTCACAAATATATTGAAAGGCAAGTACAAAACAATAAATTTGCGCTGAAAAAGTATTTTGAAAGTGAAACTGAACTGTTAAAGCAGGTACTTCAAATTGAAGCTAGAAAAGAAAAAAAATATTTGTGGAATAGAGAAGAGATTGTACATATGACGGATATATCTATGGCAGATGTTCTTGGAGATAGATACAGAGAGGCTGATAAGTATCTGGTCAGAGCTAGAATGCCATTACCCCCATTTTTATTTGTATCACGTATTTTATCAATTGATGCTGAATTTGGTGAATTACGTCCTTCAGAAATAGTAATGGAATATGATATTGACGAAGAATTCATTTTTAAAACAGGAAAGAATGAAATATCCAGTGTATTTATAGGAGAGGCTTCTCATATAGGAATTTTTTTAGCGGCATATATTGGTATTGATATAATTTCAAAAGGAAAATTAAAATTTAGAATTACAGATGTAACGTCAGTTATTAAAGAAGAGAAGATTTTTAGGGTAGGAGATACCTTTAGACTTGTATATAGGATTGATAGATTTGTAAGAAAAGGGTCTACTACATTGTTATTTTGTTCCTATGATAATTATTCAGGAGGAAAGCTTATTTCAACAACAAAGGCAATTGGAGGCTTCTTTACTCAAAAGGAATTGGACAGCGCTACAGGTATTGTAAATAAGTTTGAAGTAACAAACAATATTGAGGGAAAAGAGTTTTTGCATTTTTCACAATCAACTAAGACAGAATATGATTCTACTTATACACGTGAGTTTTTTGAAGGTAATATAAATGAATGTTTTCATGGAAATTCATCGGTTACATTTGATGAGCAGAGAATAAGAAATAAAAATGCAATTATGGTAGATGAAATACTTAAAATAAACTATCAAGGTGGTAAATATAAAAGTGGCTATATTTGTGCACAAAAATATTTAGATGCATCCTTTTGGGCATTTAAAGCACACTTTAAAAATGATCCTGTTCTTCCTGGAACAACAATGCTAGAAGGACTTAATCAGACAATGGAATTTTTGTGTGCACATGCTGGATTATTTGGATACTATGATAAAACAAGATACTATGAGGCGGCAAATTCTACTATGAAAGTATGCTTTCGTGGACAAGTTCGCCCAATACAGTCAATTTTGAAATATGAAATTCATGTAAAGAGTAGTGAAAAAACTAATAATGGTATTTACATTACAATCGATGGTGATGTTACATGGAATAATATACATGTTATACACCAAGAAAATATGGTTTACCGAATCATTGGGGAAGAGTGAGGTAGATATAATTGGCTTATTTAAATAAGGAAAATTGTTTGAAGATATTGGCTAGTAGTAAGTGCGACACAATTTATATTGTAAAAAAAGATGGTGTGTTTTTAGCAGCAGACTCGCTAGAAAAAGGACAAAAAGCTGTTGCTAAAATACCTAATATAAAACCAGGGATGTTTGGTAGTGAAGAATTTAAAAACGATTATCATGTTAAGTATGCATTATGTGGTGGTGCAATGGCAAACTCAATTGCATCAACTAAAATGGTAATTGAGCTCGGAAAGCATGGATTTATAGGGTCTTTCGGCGCAGGGGGATGTTCTAATAGTGTTATAGAGAAAGCAATTGATGAAATTCAGAAAGAACTTAAAGCTGGAAACTTTATGATAAATATGCTTGCAACTCGAAACAGTATTAAAGAAATGGAATTAGCAGAGTTACTTATTAGAAAAAATGTAACAGCTGTAGAGGCATCTGCCTACATAAGAATATCTGAAGCACTTATTTATTATCGTGTAAATGGATTGAAACGTAAAAAGGATGGTACAGTTTTTATACCACATAAGATAATGGCTAAGATTTCACGTGAAGAGGTTTTAAGGTTATTTTTAACACCACCTGACGAAAGAATTGTAAATAGATTATTAGAAACCAGGAGAATATCTATAGATGAAGCATTGCTTGCAAAAGAAATCCCAATGGCAGATGACATTACAGTAGAAGCAGATTCAGGTGGACACACAGATGGAAGGCCATTAGTATCTATGTTACCTTCTATGATAGCTTTAAGTAATAGGCTTCAAAACCAATATAATTACAAAAGAAAAGTACGTATTGGTGCAGGAGGAGGAATTGGCACAGGACTTTCTGCGTTAGGAGCATTTTTAATGGGAGCATCATATGTAGTAACTGGTTCAATTAATCAATCTTGTGTGGAAGCTGGAACTTCAAGCTATGTAAAAGAAATATTAAAAGATGTGGAAATGGCAGATGTGGTAATGGCACCCTGCGCAGATATGTTTGAAATTGGAGGAAGAGTTCAAGTTATAAAAAAAGGAACTATGTATGCACAAAATGCACAAAGATTGTATGAATATTATTTAAAATATACATCTCTTGATGAGATACCTGATAAAGAAAAAGAAAAAATTCAAAAGAGAATATTAAAAAGGAATTTTGAAGATATTTGGGAGAATACGAAAGAGTATTTTAAAAAAATTGATCCGTCAAAAATTAAGGATGCAGAAGAAAATGGTAAGAAAAAGATGGCATTGATATTTCGATGGTATTTGGGAAGTTCTTCGCGTTGGGCAGTTAATGGAGATTTAGAACATAAAATGGATATGCAAATTTGGTGCGGTCAATCTTTAGGTGCTTTTAATCAGTGGGTTAAAGGAACATATTTAGAGTTAGCAAAAGATAGAAAAGTAGCAGAAGTATCCTATCAAATATTAAAGGGAGCAGCGTACTCCTATATTATAAATTTGTTGAGAATGTATCAAGTG
The Clostridium felsineum DSM 794 DNA segment above includes these coding regions:
- a CDS encoding PfaD family polyunsaturated fatty acid/polyketide biosynthesis protein, which translates into the protein MAYLNKENCLKILASSKCDTIYIVKKDGVFLAADSLEKGQKAVAKIPNIKPGMFGSEEFKNDYHVKYALCGGAMANSIASTKMVIELGKHGFIGSFGAGGCSNSVIEKAIDEIQKELKAGNFMINMLATRNSIKEMELAELLIRKNVTAVEASAYIRISEALIYYRVNGLKRKKDGTVFIPHKIMAKISREEVLRLFLTPPDERIVNRLLETRRISIDEALLAKEIPMADDITVEADSGGHTDGRPLVSMLPSMIALSNRLQNQYNYKRKVRIGAGGGIGTGLSALGAFLMGASYVVTGSINQSCVEAGTSSYVKEILKDVEMADVVMAPCADMFEIGGRVQVIKKGTMYAQNAQRLYEYYLKYTSLDEIPDKEKEKIQKRILKRNFEDIWENTKEYFKKIDPSKIKDAEENGKKKMALIFRWYLGSSSRWAVNGDLEHKMDMQIWCGQSLGAFNQWVKGTYLELAKDRKVAEVSYQILKGAAYSYIINLLRMYQVDTSSYSNFTIEKGNI
- a CDS encoding type I polyketide synthase, with translation MREDIAIIGLGGIFPDAMDFSEYWSNILKKKDSVKEITDEFWNIDDFYDSDRNKEDKTYGKAAGIVNSISFDPLEFGMPPKVMQSVSVEQLFSLIVAKQALIDAGMYGDNAKNFDKARTGVIMSAGVGKTAMNLHGRTLVPGLRKIMKNSGVPDQLVDLTLERFKNTLNDWDEASNPGYLPNVVPGRIANRFNFGGTTCSVNAACGSSLAAIKYAVTELLEGNCDVMLAGGVNLDCSAHTFISFSKTQALSKTNKICPFDENADGMVLGDGVGIVVLKRLPDAKRDNDRIYALIKGVGSSSDGKSESIFAPSKSGQVRAIKNALKNANVPKKSISFIEAHGTGTAKGDACESDALSEVFNSNKEASQKIILSSVKSQIGHLRLAAGIAGLIKAALALYHKNYPPSINVKQLNSSIKESNLYVLEDARPWISNSKNPIRRAGISAFGFGGTNFHAILEEAESEQIEKYRLNQIPEEVVFSATTKDEIIKKINELLEKLEEDATIWHDSTYKYRMVEENEKRLVFIARSTLEVKEKCNIALNKLRETNKVKWQKQGIIYRESSLESGNKVVAMFSGQGSQYVNMFDDAACAYPEIRKSLSIVDDVMLDSGEVPISELIYPLYHDKEEVKEFEKKLKQTENTQAALATIESSLYDIAKTRGFSEDYMLGHSFGELTALYADQVFDKETLIKLSVERGKCMSESSKDEKTAMMAVFDTKDYVSNICKGFNKIYIANENSPNQIIVAGNASQLQELQKRAEEDEVQTAMLKVSCAFHSNYMREASKKFEKILSRSELHKSSGRVIANLDAKFYPKTKTSIVKRLTAQITSPVLFQSSVEKAYENGARVFVEFGPGKVLSALVKDILLEKEDVIVISINAIKTESALYQVELAFAQLFALGMKIKSDPYRRILDSKYKNKRTKSSYEVKPTLFHLEEKQKIIDNSFEAVNKSKFSNENEMKIKGDENKMSNRVSEICKLRELNASVFENFIKVQNEQIKCISELLEKSSAKTASDRKDIFECVKTFQDNSMKAFEIYFEKQKVEKINSTVATVIKEEPKDEIAIDTDEVPLLNQVIKEKENEKAEEVVVQVSDNKEFNKIEEITMDIISEKTGYPKDMIEKEMELESDLGVDSIKRVEIFSEISDQLKSSFTPEDIEELSLLATIQEIINYIGNSIKEA
- a CDS encoding SDR family NAD(P)-dependent oxidoreductase, which encodes MIEAEETIYKGEQCKAEALECLWKSQSEQLSMLKAFFIENGSVSNELKSYLQQANSCQRDAYKNFVEIQTELINMDKEMLELNKKEIKRFEIQLKEVPLKKNKISFERGTVLLSEIKDKYYSSIKECLIESGYKVQGVPFFSSYNDRKKVFEELPKDVVGFILLMNENSTYTDFKHLYFCMKHFLEKSSDFTIKKKFIMGISFQDGKFGLMNESEEVTQGSLSGLIKSLNKELKDAFTIKMLDLSRKLPAYRCKMILNEELNTEDDCIEIGRDEDGRRYTLELKEKYEEEKVGIQPSKEDVFVVSGGAKGITAACIIELCRRYSCKFIILGRSELIEKEESQLAAAKTRDELIKVLLNQIAEKNISCKPSEVMYKASKILSQREIKNTIEKLNAASKRVVYCSCDILEEISVKKAIDRAKEKMGQITGFIHGAGVIRDKKIDMKTEEDFRLVYGTKCLGAKNILNAINEENLKYIIFFSSVSGYFGNAGQTDYAAANEYLNKLAFKLKQKYPQKVVMSINWGPWDAGMVSEQLKKSVEKRGRRLISIKEGIKYFMDQFTQKHDDGVCQCVIYDLNK